A region of Allocoleopsis franciscana PCC 7113 DNA encodes the following proteins:
- a CDS encoding GAF domain-containing sensor histidine kinase: MFIPASSEFVTLCKSQVAVLTQGLGAALSAVYLTEELIEGNQPKLIPVVIYPETTGVWEENHPELVLPELGGKMTTIPRLSQAVPKLLPQVSDYDQTVDSTSPDRADNFLQRQRQVVLPLIHEGVVMGLLVTSREDRPWNEKELATIERIARTLSIAYIMDQRRAWFEQQLTQASRLKAQQRDRLDDLLHQLRNPLTALRTFGKLLFKRLLPGDRNRDLASSILRESDRLQELLKEFDTYLNTNETEQPPLLLPAAVQPEASPRLGTGNWCRVTGEESSPSIIPISITAVLEPLIDTAKAIAQERNLFLCSQIPSNLPLVRGNPKGLREVLSNLIDNALKYTPAGGKIDIRVDVLAQTPHRQTWGISTDENLSPREDGVTQSIHTGITQPEQRLAIMISDTGPGIPPQDLEHLFERHYRGVQAATAIPGSGLGLAIAKELIEQMQGEIEVYSPAQQVWATQSWESQSQGQNQPARGTTFVVWLSIANK, encoded by the coding sequence ATGTTCATTCCTGCCAGTTCAGAATTTGTCACTTTATGTAAATCACAAGTGGCAGTGTTAACTCAAGGGCTGGGTGCCGCGTTGAGTGCCGTGTATTTAACAGAAGAACTGATCGAGGGCAACCAGCCGAAGCTGATTCCCGTCGTGATTTATCCAGAGACAACGGGAGTTTGGGAAGAAAATCATCCAGAGTTGGTGCTGCCTGAACTGGGGGGTAAGATGACAACCATTCCCCGATTATCTCAAGCGGTGCCAAAGCTGCTCCCTCAAGTCTCTGATTATGACCAGACGGTAGATTCAACCTCACCTGACCGGGCCGATAATTTTTTGCAGCGACAGCGCCAAGTTGTTCTCCCCCTGATCCATGAAGGGGTCGTGATGGGGTTGTTGGTGACAAGTCGTGAAGATAGACCGTGGAATGAGAAAGAATTGGCGACAATTGAACGCATTGCTCGAACATTGTCGATCGCTTACATCATGGATCAGCGTCGAGCTTGGTTTGAGCAGCAATTGACTCAAGCCAGTCGCCTAAAAGCCCAACAACGCGATCGCCTCGATGACCTGCTGCATCAACTTCGCAATCCCTTAACAGCTTTAAGAACATTTGGCAAGTTGCTATTCAAGCGGCTGCTGCCTGGAGATAGAAACCGCGATTTAGCCTCCAGTATTTTGCGAGAGAGCGATCGCCTGCAAGAATTACTCAAAGAATTCGATACCTACCTAAACACTAATGAAACCGAGCAACCACCCCTGTTGTTGCCAGCCGCCGTACAACCTGAAGCGTCCCCTCGACTAGGGACTGGCAATTGGTGCAGGGTAACTGGAGAAGAATCTTCTCCATCCATCATCCCCATTTCCATCACAGCCGTCTTAGAACCGCTGATCGATACCGCCAAGGCGATTGCTCAAGAGCGAAATCTGTTCCTCTGTTCCCAAATCCCAAGCAACTTACCCCTAGTCCGGGGTAATCCGAAAGGATTGCGTGAAGTGTTAAGCAATCTCATCGACAATGCCTTGAAATACACCCCAGCAGGGGGAAAAATTGATATCCGAGTTGATGTTTTGGCTCAAACCCCTCACCGCCAAACCTGGGGCATTAGTACGGACGAGAATTTATCTCCTAGAGAGGATGGCGTTACCCAGTCAATACACACAGGCATAACGCAACCTGAACAACGTTTAGCCATTATGATTAGTGACACCGGCCCCGGCATTCCGCCCCAAGACTTAGAACATCTGTTTGAGCGGCATTATCGGGGTGTGCAGGCAGCAACCGCAATTCCTGGCAGTGGATTGGGCTTAGCGATCGCCAAAGAACTGATCGAACAAATGCAGGGAGAAATAGAAGTATATAGCCCAGCACAACAGGTCTGGGCTACACAAAGTTGGGAATCACAAAGTCAGGGTCAAAATCAGCCAGCACGGGGAACAACCTTTGTCGTCTGGTTGTCTATCGCAAACAAATAG
- a CDS encoding DUF3155 domain-containing protein, producing MARRRKRKSRRRQEGRKILEHVPQYNLESGEDKPVTAARKFIQVKGIVPPALILVKRNEHTTDRYFWAEKGLFGAQYVEENHFLFPSLRILESPVEKTAVAVSSR from the coding sequence TTGGCAAGAAGACGCAAGCGCAAAAGTCGCCGCCGCCAGGAAGGGCGTAAGATTCTGGAGCATGTGCCTCAGTATAATCTCGAAAGCGGCGAAGATAAACCGGTCACAGCAGCACGAAAGTTTATTCAAGTTAAAGGGATAGTTCCACCCGCTTTAATACTTGTGAAGCGGAATGAACATACTACAGACCGTTATTTCTGGGCAGAAAAAGGATTATTTGGTGCTCAATACGTCGAAGAAAATCATTTTCTGTTTCCCAGCCTGCGGATACTGGAGTCTCCCGTAGAAAAGACTGCTGTCGCGGTCTCTAGTCGCTGA
- a CDS encoding cofactor assembly of complex C subunit B produces MNTTILSSTFLLTLLLAVGLFFFIRASVKDRTEQVRLIAQEPEESLLNRLQQYFDQRAYRVAAIDAATHQVTFQGFVRPSWFLAIFLTLLAACGILCLSLVLSLLYPTLTYAFFALVLLAPVAGVFYWKKAGRSEQVLLTVEAGPTPNTGSQSLLTVTAHRDEVQELKQALKLKPLG; encoded by the coding sequence GTGAATACTACCATTCTTTCTTCAACCTTCCTGCTGACGCTTTTGTTGGCAGTCGGTCTATTTTTCTTTATCCGAGCTTCTGTTAAGGACAGAACTGAACAAGTACGATTGATTGCCCAAGAGCCAGAAGAATCGCTGCTCAATCGGTTGCAGCAATATTTTGACCAGAGAGCCTATCGGGTAGCCGCTATTGATGCCGCCACCCATCAAGTCACGTTTCAAGGGTTTGTTCGACCCAGTTGGTTTCTCGCCATCTTTTTAACATTGCTAGCCGCCTGTGGCATCCTGTGTTTATCCCTGGTTCTTTCGTTGTTGTACCCCACACTCACTTATGCTTTTTTTGCCCTGGTTCTCCTCGCCCCGGTGGCTGGAGTTTTTTATTGGAAAAAAGCAGGGCGTAGCGAGCAGGTTTTGTTAACTGTAGAAGCTGGACCCACCCCAAACACGGGTTCGCAAAGTCTCCTGACGGTTACAGCCCATCGGGATGAAGTGCAAGAGTTAAAACAGGCTCTAAAACTCAAACCCTTAGGTTAA
- a CDS encoding PadR family transcriptional regulator has translation MKFEDIYQFFRDPPPNYLNKELAVCYVLFILLQGESYGTQLIQQLEQEHPTYRLSDTVLYSALKFLEDSGAISGYWKKVEGRGRPRRMYQIRPEWRDQAHELANFWRSYMTAESQAM, from the coding sequence ATGAAATTTGAGGATATCTATCAGTTTTTTCGAGACCCTCCTCCTAACTATCTCAACAAAGAATTAGCTGTATGTTACGTTTTGTTCATTTTGTTGCAGGGGGAATCCTATGGAACACAGTTGATCCAGCAATTAGAACAGGAACACCCAACCTATCGACTCTCTGATACTGTCCTCTACAGTGCACTTAAGTTTCTCGAAGATTCAGGAGCTATTTCAGGGTACTGGAAAAAAGTGGAAGGACGAGGACGCCCCCGCCGGATGTATCAAATCCGCCCGGAATGGCGAGACCAAGCCCATGAACTTGCCAATTTCTGGCGAAGTTACATGACAGCAGAGAGCCAAGCTATGTAA
- a CDS encoding DUF3611 family protein, whose product MREKPDTSSIPPSAQRIVFTLRTIGWISFWLQVVLGVISAIILLLSLAFSRNTAAQASTQGTGFGIFFAICGLVALGIGAFFAFRYTLISKQLLETGRPSKAETLQAIRLGLIVNLVGMLLTIFGAQAVVGSVLTKSLSQQGAVLDPSRYVQPLDLFVVQGNVNTITAHFAGIVASLWLFNRVSK is encoded by the coding sequence ATGCGAGAAAAGCCAGATACGTCTTCAATCCCTCCATCTGCTCAGCGAATTGTCTTTACACTCCGCACCATTGGCTGGATTTCTTTCTGGCTCCAGGTCGTTCTAGGCGTTATTTCAGCCATTATTTTGCTGCTTTCTCTAGCGTTCAGCAGAAATACAGCGGCTCAAGCCAGTACCCAGGGAACCGGATTTGGCATCTTTTTTGCGATTTGTGGACTGGTAGCGCTGGGTATCGGTGCTTTTTTTGCCTTCCGTTACACTCTGATTTCTAAACAATTACTAGAGACGGGGCGACCGAGTAAAGCCGAGACTCTGCAAGCCATCAGGCTGGGCTTGATTGTCAATTTAGTGGGCATGTTGCTAACGATTTTTGGAGCGCAAGCCGTAGTGGGTAGCGTGCTCACCAAGTCATTGTCCCAGCAAGGTGCCGTGCTTGACCCCAGTCGTTATGTGCAACCCTTGGATTTATTTGTGGTACAAGGGAACGTCAACACGATTACAGCTCATTTTGCGGGTATTGTAGCTTCCCTGTGGCTATTCAATCGCGTGAGCAAGTAA
- the serS gene encoding serine--tRNA ligase, whose product MLDLKQIRENPQTVQELLNRRGAGQYDLQPIIELNQRQRELETSRTQLQARSNEIGKQVGQKIKGGTPADAPELQALRDEGNQVKASLSELEPQEKDLKSQIESLLLALPNLPSELTPIGKSEEENLEVRRWGDEYIPPQDAKILPHWEIGEKLGILNFERAVKVAQSRFVSLVGAGAALERALISFMLDQQTASGYVEVIPPILINTQSLTATGQLPKFAEESFKCDSDDLWLAPTAEVPLTNLYRDEVLEAAQLPIYHCAYTPCFRREAGSYGRDTKGLIRLHQFNKVELVKLVHPSTSFEELEKLVQNAAGILEALKLPYRVVALCTGDMGFSSAKTYDLEVWLPSSGKYREISSCSNCTDFQARRGNIRFKEAGKKGTQFVHTLNGSGLAVGRTMSAVLENYQQPDGTVKIPDVLQPYLGREVL is encoded by the coding sequence GTGCTTGACCTAAAGCAAATTCGAGAAAATCCCCAAACCGTCCAAGAGCTACTGAATCGGCGTGGTGCAGGTCAATATGACCTTCAGCCGATTATCGAGTTAAATCAGCGCCAACGGGAACTGGAAACCTCCCGCACTCAGTTGCAAGCCCGTAGCAACGAAATTGGCAAACAGGTGGGTCAAAAAATCAAAGGGGGAACCCCGGCGGATGCGCCCGAACTGCAAGCATTACGGGACGAAGGCAACCAAGTCAAAGCCTCATTGAGTGAACTGGAACCTCAGGAAAAAGACCTGAAATCTCAGATAGAATCCCTGTTACTCGCCCTGCCTAACTTGCCGAGTGAATTGACACCCATTGGCAAGAGTGAAGAGGAAAACCTAGAAGTGCGCCGTTGGGGTGACGAATACATTCCACCCCAAGATGCCAAGATTCTCCCTCATTGGGAAATTGGGGAAAAGCTGGGCATTCTCAACTTTGAGCGGGCGGTGAAAGTGGCTCAGAGTCGGTTTGTGAGCTTAGTCGGTGCGGGTGCAGCCTTGGAAAGAGCGCTGATTAGCTTTATGCTCGACCAGCAGACAGCCAGCGGTTATGTGGAAGTGATACCCCCCATTCTCATCAACACCCAGTCTCTAACCGCAACCGGTCAGTTACCGAAATTTGCCGAAGAAAGCTTCAAGTGCGACAGTGATGATTTATGGCTGGCTCCTACGGCGGAAGTGCCATTAACCAATCTTTATCGAGATGAAGTTTTAGAGGCAGCCCAGCTACCTATTTATCACTGTGCCTATACCCCCTGTTTTCGCCGCGAAGCCGGTAGCTACGGGCGAGATACCAAAGGGCTGATTCGATTGCATCAGTTTAATAAAGTAGAGCTGGTGAAGCTGGTTCATCCCAGTACGTCTTTCGAGGAACTCGAAAAACTGGTACAGAATGCGGCAGGGATTTTGGAAGCCTTAAAGTTGCCCTATCGGGTTGTGGCGCTGTGTACCGGGGATATGGGCTTTTCTTCTGCTAAAACTTATGATTTGGAAGTTTGGCTGCCGTCCTCTGGCAAGTATCGTGAGATTTCCAGTTGCTCCAATTGCACCGACTTTCAAGCACGACGGGGTAATATTCGCTTTAAAGAAGCGGGGAAAAAAGGGACTCAGTTCGTCCATACTCTGAATGGCTCAGGCTTAGCTGTAGGACGCACCATGTCTGCGGTTCTGGAGAATTATCAGCAACCGGATGGAACGGTTAAAATTCCGGACGTGCTGCAACCGTATCTAGGCAGAGAAGTGTTGTAA
- the rseP gene encoding RIP metalloprotease RseP, whose product MSILAAIAVLAVLILVHELGHFMAARLQGIYANRFSLGFGPVLWKYQGSQTEYSIRAFPLGGFVGFPDDDPDSDIPPNDPNLLRNRPILDRAIVISAGVIANLVFAYFLLVGQVATVGTPDFTNFNYQPGVLVPEVVAQSSVVAKEAGIQAGDVVLSVNGQTLGANQEAITYLMKQIQQSPNKPLRLTIQRNQETLPIALRPELGQDGKGKIGVQLAPNGNVVRKRAKNIGEAFSKAADEYQRVVILTAKGFGQLISNFGETAEQVSGPVKIVEIGANIARSDAANLFQFAALISINLAIINILPLPALDGGQLVFLLIEGVMGKPLPTEIQQNVMQTGLVLLLGLGIVLIIRDTANLAWVQKLLQ is encoded by the coding sequence ATGTCAATTTTGGCGGCGATCGCAGTCCTGGCGGTTCTGATTTTAGTCCATGAGCTGGGTCATTTTATGGCAGCTCGTCTCCAAGGAATCTATGCCAATCGTTTCTCCTTAGGCTTTGGCCCCGTTTTGTGGAAGTATCAGGGTTCACAAACCGAGTATTCCATCCGAGCCTTTCCCTTAGGAGGGTTCGTGGGTTTCCCTGATGATGACCCGGATAGCGACATTCCTCCGAATGACCCGAATTTACTGCGTAACCGACCGATTTTAGACCGTGCGATCGTAATTAGTGCGGGTGTGATTGCCAATTTGGTGTTTGCTTACTTCCTCCTTGTGGGGCAAGTCGCAACCGTTGGCACCCCAGACTTTACTAACTTTAACTACCAGCCTGGTGTTCTCGTTCCTGAAGTTGTCGCACAAAGCAGTGTCGTGGCAAAAGAGGCGGGAATTCAAGCAGGGGATGTTGTTTTATCCGTCAATGGGCAAACGTTGGGAGCAAACCAGGAAGCCATCACTTACCTGATGAAGCAAATTCAACAATCGCCCAACAAACCTCTCAGGCTAACCATTCAGCGAAACCAAGAAACGCTGCCTATTGCCTTGAGGCCGGAACTCGGTCAAGATGGCAAAGGTAAAATCGGTGTACAGCTAGCCCCAAATGGTAATGTGGTACGTAAGCGGGCTAAAAATATTGGGGAGGCTTTCAGCAAGGCCGCCGACGAATATCAGCGTGTCGTAATTTTGACCGCAAAAGGCTTTGGTCAACTCATCAGTAACTTTGGCGAAACCGCCGAGCAAGTTTCGGGTCCGGTCAAGATTGTTGAAATTGGAGCCAATATTGCTCGTTCAGATGCTGCCAATCTTTTCCAATTTGCCGCTCTCATCAGCATTAACTTGGCAATCATTAATATCTTACCTTTACCCGCCTTGGATGGAGGTCAGCTTGTATTTTTGTTGATTGAGGGAGTGATGGGTAAGCCTTTGCCTACTGAAATTCAGCAAAACGTAATGCAGACCGGATTGGTGCTATTACTCGGTTTAGGTATTGTCTTGATTATTCGGGATACGGCTAATTTGGCTTGGGTACAAAAGCTATTGCAGTAA
- a CDS encoding NAD-dependent epimerase, producing the protein MKVLVTGVAGFIGYHLAKRLLAEGIEVYGIDNLNDYYDVTLKKDRLAQLQPQAKFTFEWLDLANRDRILELFPEQSFDYVINLAAQAGVRYSLENPFAYVDSNMSGFVNLLEGCRQTQVKHLVFASSSSVYGVNTKVPFAVTDNVDHPISLYAASKKANELIAHVYSHLYNLPATGLRFFTVYGPWGRPDMAYFKFVKAIQEGKAIDIYNFGKMKRDFTYVDDVVEGVVRVMHKPPQSPVNPSGNHPEVAPSSAPYKLYNIGNNNPVELMTFIEVIEQALGKTVEKNFLPLQPGDVLSTYADVDELMKDVGFKPSTTIEEGIHRFVRWYQNYYL; encoded by the coding sequence ATGAAAGTCTTAGTTACTGGAGTTGCTGGATTTATTGGCTATCACTTAGCCAAACGCTTATTAGCAGAGGGTATTGAGGTTTATGGCATCGATAATCTGAATGATTACTATGATGTGACGTTAAAAAAAGATCGATTGGCTCAGCTACAGCCCCAAGCGAAATTTACGTTTGAATGGCTAGATTTAGCAAACCGCGATCGCATCCTTGAGCTATTTCCAGAACAGAGCTTTGATTATGTGATCAATCTCGCGGCTCAAGCCGGAGTCCGCTATTCCCTAGAAAATCCCTTTGCTTACGTAGACAGTAACATGTCCGGGTTTGTCAATTTGTTAGAAGGATGTCGTCAGACTCAAGTCAAGCATCTTGTCTTTGCTTCTTCTAGTTCTGTTTACGGTGTGAACACCAAAGTTCCGTTTGCCGTCACGGATAATGTCGATCATCCCATTTCCCTTTACGCTGCTAGCAAAAAGGCGAATGAATTAATTGCTCATGTTTACAGTCATTTATACAATTTACCTGCCACAGGTCTGCGTTTCTTCACAGTCTACGGCCCTTGGGGACGCCCAGATATGGCTTATTTCAAATTTGTAAAAGCCATTCAAGAAGGTAAGGCGATCGATATTTATAACTTTGGCAAAATGAAGCGTGATTTTACTTATGTGGATGATGTAGTTGAAGGCGTGGTGCGAGTGATGCATAAACCTCCCCAAAGCCCTGTAAACCCAAGTGGCAATCATCCTGAAGTCGCCCCTAGCTCAGCCCCCTATAAGCTTTACAACATTGGTAACAATAACCCTGTCGAGTTAATGACCTTTATCGAGGTGATTGAACAGGCTTTAGGTAAAACAGTCGAGAAGAATTTTCTCCCCTTGCAGCCTGGGGATGTCCTATCCACTTATGCAGATGTGGATGAATTAATGAAAGATGTGGGATTTAAGCCCTCTACAACGATTGAAGAAGGGATTCATCGCTTTGTTCGGTGGTATCAAAACTACTACCTATAG
- a CDS encoding PAS domain S-box protein, translating to MREAKRLLLSSYGVPVLASLLALLLRSLLAPLLRENAPLLVFIIPVMISAWYGGLKPGLLATAISALIGCYFFVQPVFSLDITGVANGVRIGIFLVEGVLISWLSETRRGAMQRSEAIASSLRESEESYRLLVEGVEDYAIFRLDPKGNIVTWNNGAERIKGYKAADILGQNYSILFTVEDIERHKPEQALLMAVREGHFVEDSWRRRKDGSLFWASTTITALRNESGKLCGFSNVIRDITQRKQAEEELRKLVKDLSDVKFAIDRAAILATTDERGNITNVNDKFCELSQYSREELIGQNHRLINSGYHPQEFFANLWSTIKRGDVWHGEIKNRAKDGSYYWVDTTIVPFLDDAGQPFQYLAIRFDISDRKHAQEVLHRYAQRLEALHEIDRAILRAESTKQLARAALLRLHSVVPYEQAMVVLFRFQTQEAELLTREWNGELRRETIPISDLIPIQVSLQQVSIRYIENLSTLAPCPPLLERQLAEGKRSFLSISLIAEGELIGELGVFARPVAAFTQEHQEIVTEVANQLAIATQQARLREQRQNYAAELEQRVIERTAELQEANEALEVFVYSASHDLRAPLRGIQGLAQVLLEDYGDLFDSEGQLYAQRLVLSAQEMSALLQDLLDYSRLSRAEINLQRIDLASIMTSALTQLQTELQAQKAQVRVEIPCFEVMGHRATLIQVVTNLITNAIKFVPPGVQPQVRIWAEERGVGDEEHQNVSADENMTQLQPRDENKTLLPDIRTPSRYAIPNNQVTPVAAVSANIRLWIEDNGIGIEPRHQENIFQAFERLHGVETYSGTGMGLAIVRKGVERMGGRVGVESQFGDGSRFWIELRQTTSTA from the coding sequence ATGCGGGAAGCTAAGCGATTGCTGCTGTCAAGTTACGGTGTTCCTGTGCTAGCAAGCCTGCTGGCATTGCTACTCCGTTCCCTACTCGCACCCCTTCTTCGGGAAAATGCTCCTCTTTTGGTCTTTATCATACCCGTGATGATCAGCGCCTGGTATGGTGGCTTGAAGCCTGGTTTGCTGGCGACAGCTATAAGTGCTTTGATCGGCTGCTATTTCTTTGTGCAACCTGTGTTTAGCCTAGACATTACGGGTGTGGCTAATGGAGTTCGGATCGGCATATTTCTCGTGGAGGGGGTGCTGATTAGTTGGTTGAGCGAAACACGGCGGGGTGCGATGCAGCGCAGTGAGGCGATCGCATCATCGTTACGGGAGAGTGAGGAGAGCTACCGCCTGCTCGTGGAAGGTGTGGAAGATTACGCTATTTTTAGGCTCGACCCCAAGGGAAATATTGTTACCTGGAACAACGGAGCAGAACGGATTAAAGGGTATAAAGCCGCAGACATTCTGGGTCAAAATTACTCGATTCTGTTTACAGTAGAGGATATTGAACGCCATAAGCCCGAACAAGCTCTCTTAATGGCGGTAAGAGAAGGTCATTTTGTCGAGGACAGTTGGCGGCGACGGAAAGATGGTTCCTTGTTTTGGGCAAGTACTACGATTACAGCATTACGAAATGAGTCGGGAAAGCTGTGTGGCTTCTCCAACGTAATCCGTGACATCACACAACGGAAACAAGCCGAGGAAGAATTACGCAAGCTGGTCAAAGACTTATCCGACGTAAAATTTGCCATCGATCGAGCCGCCATCTTGGCTACTACCGATGAAAGGGGAAACATCACCAATGTCAACGATAAGTTTTGCGAACTCTCCCAATACTCTAGGGAAGAACTGATTGGGCAGAATCATCGCCTGATTAATTCCGGTTACCATCCCCAAGAATTTTTTGCCAACCTCTGGTCAACCATTAAAAGGGGGGATGTATGGCATGGAGAAATCAAGAATAGAGCGAAGGATGGCTCTTACTATTGGGTGGATACGACAATCGTGCCGTTTTTGGATGATGCAGGGCAACCCTTTCAGTATCTTGCCATTCGTTTCGATATTAGCGATCGCAAGCACGCACAAGAAGTCTTACATCGCTATGCTCAACGCTTAGAAGCCTTACATGAAATTGACCGTGCTATTCTCAGAGCCGAGTCTACCAAACAGCTGGCTCGTGCTGCGCTTTTACGCCTGCATTCTGTGGTGCCCTACGAGCAAGCCATGGTGGTTCTATTCCGGTTCCAAACCCAAGAAGCAGAGCTACTGACAAGAGAGTGGAATGGAGAATTGAGGAGAGAAACGATACCCATCTCTGACTTGATACCCATTCAAGTGTCACTACAACAAGTATCGATTCGTTACATCGAAAACCTCAGTACCCTCGCTCCCTGTCCGCCACTGCTGGAACGCCAACTAGCTGAAGGGAAGCGTAGCTTCTTAAGTATTTCTCTGATTGCCGAAGGCGAGTTAATCGGTGAACTTGGGGTATTCGCCAGACCGGTTGCCGCCTTTACACAGGAACACCAAGAAATTGTCACGGAGGTTGCCAACCAACTTGCCATTGCGACACAGCAAGCCCGACTTCGGGAACAACGGCAAAACTACGCGGCTGAGTTAGAGCAACGGGTGATTGAGCGCACGGCTGAACTACAGGAGGCGAATGAAGCTCTAGAGGTATTTGTGTATTCCGCCTCTCACGACTTGCGTGCACCCCTGCGAGGCATACAAGGATTGGCTCAAGTCCTGTTAGAAGACTACGGCGATCTGTTTGATAGCGAGGGTCAGCTCTACGCCCAACGCCTTGTGCTGTCTGCTCAAGAGATGAGTGCTCTACTTCAAGACCTCCTAGATTACAGCCGCCTCAGTCGTGCTGAAATTAATCTACAAAGAATTGATTTAGCCTCCATCATGACCAGCGCGTTGACTCAGCTACAGACAGAACTGCAAGCACAAAAAGCACAGGTAAGGGTGGAGATACCGTGTTTTGAAGTGATGGGTCATCGCGCTACCTTAATTCAGGTGGTCACGAATTTGATCACCAATGCCATTAAGTTTGTACCTCCTGGCGTACAGCCACAGGTGCGAATATGGGCTGAGGAGAGAGGAGTTGGGGACGAGGAGCATCAGAACGTGAGTGCAGATGAGAATATGACTCAACTTCAGCCCAGAGACGAGAACAAAACGTTGCTCCCTGACATCAGGACTCCCTCCCGCTACGCTATTCCCAACAATCAGGTTACTCCCGTCGCTGCTGTTTCAGCCAACATTCGCTTATGGATAGAAGATAATGGCATTGGAATTGAGCCAAGACACCAAGAAAATATTTTCCAAGCCTTTGAGCGCTTGCATGGTGTGGAAACGTATTCCGGCACTGGGATGGGATTAGCCATTGTACGGAAGGGAGTCGAGCGGATGGGAGGTCGAGTCGGCGTTGAGTCGCAGTTCGGTGATGGTAGTCGCTTCTGGATAGAGCTACGGCAAACTACTTCAACAGCATGA